The stretch of DNA ccccacccatcCCCCCACCGTGCAAACATGGCTTTGCAAAGAGGTGCCCAGAGCTCTGTGGAACTCTTACAATGGCTGGCATGGGGTCTAGGACCCCCAAAGAAATCTGTGttccccttccctgcccaccccacccttccCAGAAACTGACCCCCTCCCCACAAGACCTGGTTTTGTAGCCTAGGGGCCCTGGCCTTCCCCCAGTTATCTTCCCCCAACCCAATCCCTACTGCCCTCCCTGGACTTGGGGGATCTGGACCTTTGGCCCCTGCCCTCTGGGGCACCCAGACCTCTGGGCCCTCACTTCTGGCCCTTGCAGAGATCCAGGCATCCAACACCCCCATCCCTGCCCAAGCGTCTGAGGTGTTAGTGGTGGGGGGAGAAGCCCACCATCCCAGACTCTGGTAAATGTCTTTGCTGGTTCCTTGCAGCTGGCAGTGGGGGGGACCCCAGCCCAGGCCTAGGCCTGGGGTGGGGATAGGGTCAGATGAAGAATTCCTCTTTCCTCTTGTGTCCGTCACTGCCGTTGAGGAAGGCTTCTCTTGCTTCTCCCTGTTCATCCAAGCCACTGGCTTCGTGGGTCAGATAGGAACCTGAGGGGGTGACAGACCCCCAGGGCAGGGAGGACATATTTGTGGACCCAGGAGTTGGACAGAAATATAGGGGAAGAGGGAGACAGACAAGGCAGATGCCAGACGAAGGAAGAGGGAAAAACCGAACCAAACAcacagggagaggcagagaaagaggtaAAAGCAGAATTAGGAAGACTCCAAAAGCTCACCGAAAGTGCCACCCTTATCCCTTCTGTTGGAGGTATTTCTTTGCTCTGCTCCCAGCGAATTCAGCAATTAGGAAAATAAACTGCTTTATTCAAATCCATGCTCATTTTTCCCccctacttttttgtatttttagtagaaaaggggcttcgccatggtgcccaggctggtctcgaactcctggtctctcAAGTGCtttacccgccttggcctcccaaagtgctggaattacaagcgtgagccaccgcgcccacccaCGAATCTATGCTTTTAATTCAGCTTCTAAATTCTACCCCTTTTCGAGTATTGTGCCGAAAGCCCCCTCCCTTTGTCATCTCGGCCCCAGGTGCAGGGGGATTTGGAATCCTGCGCCTAGGCTCCGCCCTCTCGTTACCCTGGCTCTAGGCCCCGCCTCTTTCCGAGCCCCACAACCAACCAACCACAGAGTCCAGGCCTCGCCCCACTCACCCTTCTGCCGTACCGAGCACCAGACCATGCCCACTAGCACACATATGATCAGAAACACCAGCAGCGCCAGGATGCCGCCCACAATGGCATAGGGAACCGACGTCTGAGCCTCTACCACCGCACCAGGGTCTGCCAGAGGGACAGGGCACAGGGCAAGGTAATCAGAGGACGGTCCCAGTCTGGCCCCATCGCtgccaagctttttttttttttttttttttttttttttgagacggagtctcgctctgttgcccgggctggagtgcagtggccagatctcagctcactgcaagctccgcctcccgggttcccgccattctcctgcctcagcctcccgagtagctgggactacaggcgcccgccagcacgcccggctagtttttttttttttttttttttttttttgtatttttagtagagacggggtttcaccatgttagccaggatggtctcgatctcctgacctcgtgatccgcccgtctcggcctcccaaagtgctgggattacaggcttgagccaccgcgcccggcccgctgCCAAGCTTTTAAGCGATTCTGCACACATCTAACCGCGCCCTTTTATGTGCCACACCCCTCAAAAATTACTGCCACCTTGTAGTCTCTTCTCTTTACAGATGCTTGTTGGTTTTACAGATGCTTTACAGATGCTGCCCGACCCCTCCCCTGAGTCATgttgcattttccttttctttttcttgttttcttttgcagAGACGGCGGTCTCGCTATGTGGCCCagacttaaactcctgggctcaagcgatcctccggcctaggcctcccaaagtactgggattagaggcgtgagcgaCCGCACCCGGCCATCCCTCTTCTTTTGACTCAAGTTTCTTCCTCCACTAAGAAACAGAGTCCAAGAAACAGGTCCAAGTCCCTTCCCACCTTGTCTAAAACGCTCCAAGTATTTAAAGTGCTGGGTTTCCAACTACTTCCAAATTTTCTGCCCCACCGTCTTAGAGCTAAACACAGAACAGCTGTGTGCTAGAGCCCATTCCAACCACTTTACGTATTTAGCTCAcataatcttcacaacaaccttgtTATATAGGTGCTATTGTTTATTTCCACTTTCCTGATGGGTTAACTGAGGTGCAGACAGGTTCGGTTATCTGCAATAGAATGCAGCCAACCCGAATTTGAGCCCCGCGGGCCAGTCTGGTCCCAAAAGGACAAGAACTCTGTTGGCTGCCGAACCCCTGAGTTACGTGGCCTCTTTGCCCAAGCCCAGCCCCCGCCACCTggcgccccgcccccgccctgaGCCCTGCCCGCAGCCCTGCCCTCACCGTAGACCACGAGTACGTAGAGCGCCCTCGCATGGCCGTGCTTATTGGACGCCTCGCAAGTGTACGTGCCGTTATCCGCGGATACCAGGCCCGGCAGCGTGAGCGTCTCTCCCACGGCCTCCGCCCTCTCCGGCAAAGACTCATTCCCGCGGTTCCAGCGGATCTGGTTTGGCCTGGGTGGGGATAAAGTATAGTGAAAGTTAGGAACCCTGGGGCCAGCACCCAATTCTGACTTGTCAAGAATATAGACATGCAACTCTCATCCCGCAGGGACCTCCAAATAAGAGGCTTCCTGCTATCTCTTTCCTTTCTGGAAAACCAACAGTCCTGGGCCTACTTCCACCCATCACCAAGGTCTCAGGAATTCTAGCCCAGGCTgatcatggtggctcatgcccgtaatcccagcactttaggaggctgagatgggaggactgcttagggccagcagttccagaccagtctgggcaacatagggagaccccatcactacaattaataataataataataataattctagcCCTCCCACGCCATTCCATCCTCAGCAACCAGGAGTCCGAGGCTGCACAGCTTCAGTATTGGGGAGTCCGAGCCTCCAGATTCCTCCTCCCTCAGGATTCAGGAGTCCAGGTCCCCAGCTCTCTCCTCCTTAGGACCCAGGCGTTCAAGTCCCTGGTCCCTGTTCTTCCAGGTCCCCAGCTTTCTCCTCTTGAGGACGCAGGAGGCCCCTAGAGCTCACCTGGGGTTCCCCGTGACAGCACACGTCAACACCAGTGTGTCTCCCTCCCTCACCACAGCTTGGGAGGCATGAATCCGGGCCGTGGGGGAGTCTGCAAGGCAAAAGTAAGAAGGGAGAGTAGTTTCCAAGCCATCACGCGGGACAAGGGGGACTCTCCCGGGTGTGAGTGGCTGGCGTTGGGATCCCTTGGGTCCCGGCCCGCGGGGCACTTACACTGCACATCCAGCACGTACTGCGTCTGCTTGCTGTGTCCGGAGGGCAGTGCCTGGTTCTGCGCCTCGCAGATGATGATACCACCGTCGTCCTTACGGTCCACACGAAACCGCACTGTGCTTGCCACGCTCCAGACCTTGCCATTTTCCTGGCTGCTGCTCACTCCTGCCACACCCCGGTCAGACACTGTCAGGCTGAGATTCCGgcttcatccatccacccaagcCAACCCCAAAGCAAGCTATTTGCCAAGCTCCACCCCTTACCCACAGGCCCCGCCTCTTGTCCTCCAAGCTACGCCCCACCCCTAACCAAAGCCATATGCCTCCTCCCAAAGCTCTTCCCTCTTTCACGCTCATGCTTTCTCGTCTATCAATCCATTTAATtgctatatatataaacataaatctatatatatacttagagacggggtctcacaaTTCTGGCcaggttgaactcctgacctcaagcaatcctcccatctcagcctcccaaagtgctaggactacaggtgtgagccaccacacttgacaTCGACCACTACATATTGAATGTCCAGTGTCTGTGAAAACCTGTGGCTCCTCTCCACATATAACCACATATAACCTCTCCTAagtcccacctcctccccacccctcatcAGCACCTGGCCCAGGGTACCTTTCAGCTCCTTGCGGTCCCGGTACCAGCGCAAGGTGGCAGCCGGACGGGACCGCGGAACCAGGCAGCTGAGCTCCACCTCGCCGCCCTCTACCGCCTGCTCCCGGACCTCCACCACGGGATTCTCTGGGGCCACTGCCGCAGGAAGAAGGGAAGTAAGGGGTTAAAAAAGGCACGAACGTGGGTTCAAAGCGATCAAGCTGCCGTTTCCCAGCGACCAGAGGGAACCAGGGTCCCAGGTGGCAGGGGTTAAAGGGGAGAGGTCAGGAGCCAGATGCCCATCCAGGATGTTAAAAATAGTCATGGTCTGAAAGTCtcaggagaagagagaagcagagaagaaaggaggagaggatGCGCCCGACAAGGGGGAGGGCGTTACCTAGTACCGTGAGCGTGGCAATCTGGTGGTGGGTGTCTTCTGTGTAGAGCTGGCAGAAATAGCCCCCCTCATCCTCCAGGCGGGCATCTGAGAGCCGGATCCGCACCCGGCGTGGGGAGAACTCCTCAAGCTGGAAACGCTCATCCTTCAAGGCtagagagagtgagggggaagGTGTGAATTTCGGGAGTCCTGGCCTCACAAGTCCCACCCATCCAACAAGAGCTTAGAGTCCAGCCCTCTGCCTCATTTCTCCAGCCATACCTGTGAGTCTGAGGTGTCCAACTATTTACTCCCTTGAGAACCCAGCATTAGTCAAGTCCTCCTGCCCGCAGGACCAgcagtccaggcccccagcccttTCTTCTCTGAGACCCAGGAGACCAAACTCTCGGGTATGTCCTCTTTCAGGACATGGGAGTCTGGGCCCCAGTCCTCTCTTCCTTTAAGACTCAGGAGTCTAGTCCCCAGCACTCACCACGGGTGCCATTGAAGAAGAGGGTCTGCCGGGCTGGGTTCTGGATGACAACTATGGACCCATCATACTGGTGCAGACGGCAGGTGATCTCAGCCACCCCACCCTCAGCCACTGTCACGTTCTCTGTCTGTACTTCCTGTCCTGCCCCTGGACGATTAGACAAAAAGACAGGATAGAAGACTCACTGAAAGCTgcatttcagttttttctttctccctctcccccatccAAACCTCCAATCCCTCTCTTTCCCCTCATTCATTTCATTGTACTGAACATTTCCTGCAGGCTAGAGTCCAGGACAGGGAGGAAATCTGCTTCCTACTCTAAAAGAGCTGCAGTCAAGATTTAGTAGAATATGCTCTAATGAGGGCAGCACAGGGCACATTAGGAGCCCAGAGCAAGGGGAGACTATTATAGAACTGCCTAGAGAGATGGGTAGCCAAAGAGGGCTCTGCAAGAAAGCGCCATTGGATCTGGATCTTAAACAGTAagcaggaggctgggcgcggtggttcatgcctgcaatcccagcgctttgggaggctgaggcgggcgaatcacaaggtcaagagatagagaccatcctggccaacatggtgaaaccctgtctctactaaaaatacaaacaaacaaacaaaaaagtagctgggtgtggtggcatgcacctgtagtcccagctactcaggaggctgaggcaggggaatcgcttgaaccggggaggcggaagttgcagtgagctgaggttgagccactgcgccactgcactccagcctgggtgacagagcaagactctgtctcaaaaaaaaaaaaaaaaaaaaaaaaaaagagtaagcagGAGTTCACAAGGTGTGGGAGACTGCTGTGTGTTCACCAAGCCTCATCTTTCACACCTGGGCACATATTGTAGCCCGTTTGCAAAGATGGCTGTAATATTCTCCTGTTCCTGGACATGCCCTTTGCAAATTGATTTTGCCATTCCTCCCATTGAGAAAGCACTCTGTCCCCCTACTAGTCTGGGTAAAACTTGCAAGTTGCTTTGACCAATAAAATTTGCTAGAAGTGATATTGAGCTCAGGCCTGAAGAGGCCTTGTAACTTCCACTCCTGCCCTAAGACTGTTACATGAAAATACCCAGACTAGTGTCTGCAGATGAACGATCACAGTGAAAGAGAAGCCCAGCCAGCAGCCAGCACCAACCACCAGCTGTGTGAGTGAGGCCATCCTGGATCATCCAGCTCCAGCTGCCCCACCAGATGACAGTAGCCATACAAGTAACCCCAGTTGAGACCAATAAAAGATCTGCCCATCTGATACAGCCCAAACTGCTGAACCCCAGAATCATGAACAAATAAGGTGGTGGTTGTTTTAAACTCCTAAGTTGTGGGTGATCTGTTCTCTGCTAAAGTTAACTGATACAATACAGAATTAGGCTATACTTCCCAGCATCCTTTATAGTTAGATGGGGCCATGTGACCAattctggccaatgggatgtaGGTGGAAGAGAAACACCTCTTGCAGCCTGACCCATCTCCCTCATAATCCTTAACACTGACTGAACAGAGAGGACTCCGGGGAGCCTAGAGGAGGGCAGGATCACAAGCCGGAAGGAACCTGGGTCTCTGACTGACTGTCCCCCATGACCCACCTGTATAGGACTGTGATATGAGCAAGAAATATACCTTTTTGTTAAGTCATTGAGATTTCAGGGGTGTCTGTTACAGTGTTTAACCTACCCTGATTAATCCATCAGAAAAACAAGGTGGGGAATTAGAAAGGGGGTGTTTCTAGCACCATCAGAGGAAAGAATTTAGGAAAACTGAAAGCCAAAACTAATCATCAGCATCACTATCATCATCTGTTGTCTTCAAAATAACAGTAACCCCCATAGCTAACAATTATTAGATACTTGCGATTTTAGTCCCTGTGCTAAGGGCATTACCCATATAACttacatttaatcttcacaatccCTGTGTaaggtaggcattattattattattattattttgttttgttttgttttgtttgagatagagtcttgctctgtttcccaggctggagtgcagtcgtgcgatctcggctcactgcaacctccatctcccaggttcaagcgattcttcagcctcagcctcccaagtagctggaattacaggcatggaccaccatgctgggctaatttttgtttttagtagagacagagtttagccatgttggccaggctggtctcgaactcctggcctcaagtgatccacctgcctcagcctcccaaagtcctgggatcacaggtgcgagccactgcgccggccaattattattattatttttaatttgagacaaggtcaggctagagtgcagtggcacgctctcagctcactgcaatgtctgcctcccaggctcaagtgatccccctcagcctccccagtagctggaactacaggtgcacaccatcacacctggctaatttttgtatttttttagagatggagtttcgcagtgttggccaggctggtctcgaactcgcaaactcaagtgaactgcctgcttcggcctcccaaagtgctgggattacaggcatgagccactgcgctcggcctatCCCCATTTCCCgcatccccatttttttttttttttttttagacgttgtcttgctctgtcgcccaggctagagtgcagtggtgtaatctcggctcactgcaacctccacctctcgggttcaagcgattctcctgcctcagcctcccaagtagctgggattataggtacccaccactgcacctggctaatttttgtatttttagtagagatggggtttcatcatcttggccaggctggtctggaactcctgacctcgtgatccaccctcctcggcctcccaaagtgctgggattacaggcttgagccaccgcatcctgctcccattcccattttataggtgagaaaattgGCCCacagagattaaatgacttgcccaagttcacagcCAAGAGTGGCAGCACCAAAATCTGCGTCCAGATCTCTGATTCTGTATCCTGCATCTGTATATCCACTCCTGGATGTCTGGATTAAGTGTCTGTCATTGGCAAGGGGTTGTGAGATCCACTTGTGATGGGCCTCAAATGCCAACCTAGGAGACTGACTTTCATCCTAAGGGCCAGTGAAGGTTTTGAAGCAGGAAAATGCCATGATTAAATCTGGCTGTTTGTCTTTAAGTGCTGGATAGCTATCCATGTCTTTTACATTCAGGTACAGGGTTGCATTCATTCAGGAGTATTTCCTGAGTATCACATCGGTTTTCAAGAGCTGAGCAGTCAGAGATGAGTTAGATGGGGTCCCTGCCCTTTAAGATTTTGGGAAGGTAGAAACCAATCACTGTAATCAGAAGAGTTACGTTCTCTGTAAGAGGATAGGTAACCTAATTTGGGAGTTGAGGGGTAGAAAAGATTATTTCTGGGGGATGGAGACAGAGACTTCTGGCTTCCTATTCTGACATCcgtttttccctttctcctcagtaaaagaaaagaacactggTTGTATTTTACGGCTGCACTATGTCCAGcagaaaaagacatttctcagtCTCCTTGCAGCAAGGTAAAACCATCTGATAAAATTTTGTTCAGTTGGATACAAGCCAAAATTTTGCATGACAATTTTGGGAGGACTTCCTGAAACAGGTGGACAAACCCTTTTTTCTACCGAGTCACCTTTGTGCCACCCAGAACTAGCAGTGTGATGCATGGAATTTAGGCAGCTATACTGAACCATGAGGACAAGGGCAGTGGGGATGGCGGAACCAAGAGCTGGAAGGTGCCTGAGTctctggtgaagatgtggagctGCTGTAACAGCCCTGGACTCCTACTTCTGGACTTCTTTGATGTTTGAGTGTAACACTTtgggtatatttatttttaaaatttattttagagatgaggtctcactatgttgcccaggctggactcaaactcttatgctcaagcagtcctcctgcctcagcttcctgagtagctgaaactatagcaCTTTGGGTATTTGAGCTACTATTTGAGGTTTATTTAGCACCTCCTGGAATATCAAGCTTAACATGTCCAATCCTTGCCCCAGATATTTTCCTCCCCAAATTTTCTCAATCTCAGTAAATGTCACCACCATTCACCTGGTTGCTCAGGTCAAACACCTAGAAATCATTCAagttctctccctttccctcatcCCCAATATCCATTCCATCAGCAATATCTGTCCATTCTACCTCCAAGACATATCCCAGATCTCATCACCTTTGTCTGCCTCTCCTACCCTCACTCTCATCCAGCATCATCCATCCCTCACCTGGACTCCGCAAGAGGCTACTCGTGGGTCTCTCTGCACCCCTGTCTGCCTCCTCCAAGGCCATTCTCCACCCAGTGGCCGGATGGATTTTTAAAGAGGTAAATCAGATCAGTTCATCtctctgcttaaaaccctccaaGGGCTGCCCATAACATGTAGAGTAAAATAGAGACCCCTTCCCGGGGACTTTGAGGTGCTTATGGCCTGGCCCCTCTCTGACTTCACTTCACTCTGGGCTCGCTAGCCTTGCTGTCCCTCAAACAGGCTGAGCTCGTTCCCCCAACAGggccttttcccttttcttccttctgcctcccaACCCCCATCTTCCCAGGGCTGACTCCTGTTCCCATTTGGGTCTCAAATCATATCAGTAccttctcagagaggccttccctcaGTGCTCATCCCTTCACCTTTagaacactttcttttcttttaagagacaaagtcagcctggtgcagtggctcatgcctgtaatcccagcactttgggaggccaaggcgggcacatcacctgagatcaagtgttcaagaccagcctggccaacatggcaaaaccccatctctactaaaaaatacaaaaattagccaggcatggtggtgcacacctgtagccctgGCTACTCAGacggctgaggcagaactgcttgaacccaggaggcagaggtttcagtgagccgagatcaagccactgcacttcaacctgggtgacagagtgagactccgtctcaaaaaaaaaaaaaaaaagagagagagagacgggttattgccctgttgcccaggctggagtgcagtggggtgcaatcatggctcaccatagcctcgaactgcctcatcctcccacctcagcctcccaagtagctgggactacagactcctcccaccacacttggctaatttttgtgtttttttatggagacagagattctctatgttgcccaggctggtctcttaactcccgggctcaagggatcctcctgcctcggcttcccgaagtgctgggattacaggtgtgagccactgcgcctggtccaaAACACTTGCTATTTCCTCACCATTGCTTTATTTCTTCTACGAAGATTTCACTGGAATTATCAGattaatttgcttatttgtttactgTCTGTTTGTCGCCCATGACTGGAATATATACTCTAGGAAGGCAGGGATATAATCCACTGGGTTTACTGCTGCCCCCCCAGTACCTAGAAGAGTGCTTGGCACCTGATAAGTGCCTGGGGAACTTGCTGCATGAATTGCATGTGTCAGATGGGATctgtttgtctttcctttttctttctttctttctct from Rhinopithecus roxellana isolate Shanxi Qingling chromosome 12, ASM756505v1, whole genome shotgun sequence encodes:
- the CADM4 gene encoding cell adhesion molecule 4, with the protein product MGRARRFQWPLLLLWAAAAGPGAGQEVQTENVTVAEGGVAEITCRLHQYDGSIVVIQNPARQTLFFNGTRALKDERFQLEEFSPRRVRIRLSDARLEDEGGYFCQLYTEDTHHQIATLTVLVAPENPVVEVREQAVEGGEVELSCLVPRSRPAATLRWYRDRKELKGVSSSQENGKVWSVASTVRFRVDRKDDGGIIICEAQNQALPSGHSKQTQYVLDVQYSPTARIHASQAVVREGDTLVLTCAVTGNPRPNQIRWNRGNESLPERAEAVGETLTLPGLVSADNGTYTCEASNKHGHARALYVLVVYDPGAVVEAQTSVPYAIVGGILALLVFLIICVLVGMVWCSVRQKGSYLTHEASGLDEQGEAREAFLNGSDGHKRKEEFFI